A stretch of Fulvia fulva chromosome 4, complete sequence DNA encodes these proteins:
- a CDS encoding Mitochondrial import inner membrane translocase subunit tim50 — MLPRAALRISRGPLLLRSYATKPPRPPAPSSSRPGKPPAPRAYPSGPARQTSPGTALPKDQTWKPKDSIPFGGPAAATPSGAGAAKASSGAESPVEGARPTGPETTPRASPLEEPTPPSQEPIAQKLGADAPAPGSPRDAAQEKEAAAEQQRQPPQQEQPPQHTGPLPDLRQGIPSTFDFEFGAAKQKQDAAAERESQDDKLDLTGISPEEGQRQKDREERQRDRSAYETSVDRRRAQMSNYLYASIVLAAVFGGLYLARPFSQSEDIPSGLEPGEADGWAPGKLWARVRARLGDQTGYYTEPVFPKLLPDVPESQRPPYTLVLSLEDLLIHTTWDRQNGYRTAKRPGIDYFIRYLSQYYELVLFTSVPRAIADPVIAKLDPYHFIMWPLGREATKYEGGEYIKDLSYLNRPLEKTLIIDTHAPHVKNQPENAIVIPKWSGDPQDPHVKDLVALIPFLEYVATMGTTDVRTVMKSFQGKSIPEEFARREAEARKRFNEQLADERRRKPRFSLGSIAGSLGVKGGSAMGGGMALADGQSFAEGLAQGKMLSDQIREQGQRQYEHLEKQIRENGEQWLKEEAEEQKRLMEVQMKEMKGSALSWFGGSK; from the exons ATGCTACCCAGAGCTG CGCTGCGCATCTCGCGTGGTCCCCTCCTACTACGCTCCTACGCTACGAAACCCCCGCGCCCGCCTGCGCCATCATCATCGAGACCTGGCAAGCCACCCGCGCCGAGAGCATACCCCTCCGGACCAGCACGACAGACATCGCCAGGTACAGCTCTGCCAAAAGATCAGACATGGAAGCCAAAGGATAGCATACCGTTTGGAGGGCCAGCTGCGGCCACGCCGAGTGGAGCCGGTGCAGCAAAGGCCTCGAGTGGCGCAGAATCACCTGTAGAGGGGGCACGACCAACTGGCCCAGAGACTACACCGAGAGCATCGCCGCTGGAAGAACCTACACCCCCATCACAAGAGCCGATCGCGCAGAAGCTCGGAGCAGATGCGCCGGCACCCGGATCGCCAAGAGATGCGGCGCAAGAGAAGGAGGCCGCGGCAGAGCAGCAGCGACAGCCCCCGCAGCAAGAACAGCCCCCGCAGCACACTGGGCCATTGCCAGATCTGCGACAAGGCATTCCTTCGACATTCGACTTTGAGTTCGGCGCAGCCAAGCAAAAACAGGATGCAGCAGCAGAGCGGGAGTCACAGGACGACAAGCTGGATTTGACGGGCATTTCGCCGGAAGAGGGCCAGCGTCAGAAGGACCGGGAGGAGAGACAGCGTGATCGATCCGCGTACGAGACGTCAGTCGATCGACGGCGCGCACAGATGTCCAACTACCTCTATGCTTCGATAGTTCTGGCCGCTGTCTTTGGTGGTCTCTACCTCGCGCGACCCTTCTCACAATCAGAGGACATTCCATCTGGTCTCGAGCCCGGAGAGGCAGATGGCTGGGCACCTGGGAAGCTGTGGGCACGAGTCCGCGCACGCTTGGGCGACCAGACAGGATACTACACCGAGCCAGTCTTCCCTAAACTGCTGCCCGACGTTCCTGAATCACAGCGACCACCATACACACTTGTCCTGAGCTTGGAGGACCTCCTCATCCACACGACCTGGGACCGACAGAATGGCTACCGAACAGCGAAGCGACCGGGCATCGACTACTTCATCCGCTACCTCTCCCAATACTATGAACTCGTCCTCTTCACCTCCGTCCCACGAGCCATCGCCGATCCTGTCATCGCCAAACTCGACCCCTACCACTTCATTATGTGGCCTCTCGGCCGCGAAGCCACCAAATACGAAGGTGGCGAATACATCAAGGACCTCTCCTACCTCAACCGACCTCTTGAGAAGACCCTCATCATCGACACCCACGCACCTCACGTCAAGAACCAACCCGAAAACGCCATCGTGATCCCCAAATGGAGCGGCGACCCACAGGACCCACACGTAAAGGACCTCGTCGCCCTGATCCCGTTCCTCGAATACGTCGCAACAATGGGCACAACCGACGTCCGCACCGTAATGAAATCCTTCCAAGGCAAATCCATCCCCGAAGAATTCGCCCGTCGCGAAGCCGAAGCACGAAAACGATTTAATGAGCAACTCGCCGACGAGCGTCGCAGGAAACCAAGGTTCTCCCTCGGCTCCATCGCTGGCTCATTGGGTGTCAAGGGCGGTTCTGCGATGGGCGGCGGCATGGCTCTGGCCGACGGACAAAGCTTCGCGGAAGGTCTCGCGCAGGGGAAGATGTTGAGTGATCAGATCCGCGAGCAGGGACAGAGGCAGTATGAGCATTTGGAGAAGCAGATCCGGGAGAATGGAGAGCAGTGGTTGAAGGAGGAGGCGGAGGAGCAGAAGAGGTTGATGGAGGTGCAGATGAAGGAGATGAAGGGGAGTGCGTTGAGTTGGTTTGGTGGGAGTAAGTAG
- a CDS encoding Vegetative incompatibility protein HET-E-1, giving the protein MAKWYERSLVCVAYLDDVPAFDDRGDWQQAVKNTGWFRRGWTLQELLFPYDVIFCDRDWTVLPNLRKWSPMISEITNIPMRCLKPVFSHHDSSVACKMSWAPRRKTTRVEDEAYCLLGLFDVNMPLLYGEG; this is encoded by the coding sequence ATGGCCAAGTGGTACGAGAGAAGTCTGGTGTGTGTTGCGTACTTGGATGACGTTCCTGCATTCGATGATCGCGGGGATTGGCAACAAGCTGTAAAGAACACTGGGTGGTTCCGCAGGGGCTGGACTTTGCAGGAACTTTTGTTCCCATATGATGTCATCTTCTGCGACCGCGATTGGACTGTGCTGCCCAACTTGCGCAAGTGGAGTCCCATGATCTCTGAGATCACCAACATACCTATGCGGTGCTTGAAGCCTGTCTTCTCCCACCACGATTCTAGTGTAGCTTGCAAGATGAGCTGGGCACCTAGACGCAAGACTACCAGGGTCGAGGACGAAGCGTACTGCCTACTAGGGTTGTTCGACGTCAACATGCCTCTTCTATATGGCGAGGGCTGA
- a CDS encoding Mitochondrial protein cyt-4, which translates to MLASRGGAVGKSSKDAYVCLSCRLTTQKRRHAGSKARYGEAAATSNDDVTGAKETELATQSGQRHARLQHELKRRRPAARDEEVRTEAPTLPSGASTTKEPDTNGRLQQKRGAPKTQQWIDAADKAYSAHTRRMNTAARYFVEHARKQHANLATRSNNDWWLAREFLKYPQYCLADASTEVLLSSIASKVGRSTNLKGALLGDNDYADDESLGELALNALAPSDNNGTAKVVEVFLPRLGADDLPWESGGRLDICTMIAMNKISRPFSRQISQANKKRNSDPAHHFVEYMRKRCATFKPYGNRIPYLLNDVGLYPQYRLDGLSDRSLPALHKVQGYLESFWQSISQDTTPPDEIDSRMVEVLRSLSLDVLGQDDHAFWSQSRTTSIEWWAQQYSRWRSPEKLLPAVLMSPGRLISKGPRFAKHESMKSGQHMDHGDPFPPPAASRFVVVKDPRSTETLDRTIDEHLNEPYMPSSHATDDTNTEPFELRDATTASPMEMQHYTPAAFDIPDDESTSTLTAFGQPSKVASRTVYSEEGQPASKHLDDETMNALAALEEAASAAAVPAKTNSPWSQLRQQARRAPTVPTSSTLSGFAWQGSHLSTQPPSNSGTGGNSTRLYHSSMRTFQQSAIGTPSGEQVRPQTPLIRFTTGPESHFKIPSADEAENPNGIRTQLRKWQELHGNEDNTPEVVEQDDHADVDEPVNNLTRLPDDSASRRQSQQDEEEKESFARFIDAGKEGYDGSGDDSGRFLTMGDLVEIEYLSSERESILAVYVQSVHSGRKEAQFFDMQGRWRHLPEKTIMYSIPGWISPESVKPLLEYLPTPDDTRDMDALLERAYIEDLSVPREVAAPLVKRMVDFYNESQDIYRKNASTLDDAHNILAHDTDLRYGSLVSAATTLLRIPSDKLPLTALFTVRKALTHGGFAFNIDRRSHRLTGYMQIRSKEQVKIVENVREWVRQWQDDLAQTAGMNERQLDRRRVAKGAQHVYGFLEKARAIVMKNRETRHLAPHRPEAQHTTNNIGISKTRLPITETSDSVKLHHGSEFTADETEIIRFMESWACNAMFFGLPRIESLPPILLQATGLYDKQRLGVGTGFVFLQELGTIMPYENRIRFDQHLLLPSSQHSKPLQNLMTSLISMRDKHNFNDSMADLRHDWKDLPVYCIDDATAHEIDDGISVEPAGRGADGRKQHWVHVHIANPTAFFSRNHPLAKMARHMGETIYMPERTYMMLPRWATQRHFSLAKNRPTLTFSAKMDEDGKTIEQKITPGLIRNVISLTGKEVQELVSEKDVAESTPEIVLTVGGDPPPSRGRKSSVSDVTEININDLRLLRNLAAKRANFRKNNGGLFFNSYNPDVSVWQSWKTPGLAWDHPYRRGSRIVEGDPVIQLRTTGFRNWFTPTSQPAEILVRECMLLACEIAASWCSERKIPVIHRGTVSDPRSVDTRNAWKEQMLPAMREDGSFPMHLGVQYIKSIGTTVLATEPKRHVFLGMDHYSKVTSPLRRYGDMILHWQIEAALRHEAETGVSLATAPDDKYQPDRGFLPFSKPVLETVMLGLQPRESIITAAKTKAELFWTCMLLFRKHHFGEDGGLPFKTLRMFIPGDVGQMRMNETPGFCIELATNLTLYDPRKYGLPEPRQGDVWEVELDCVDVYIRASFAKPLRLIGREGAGIL; encoded by the coding sequence ATGTTGGCGTCGCGGGGTGGCGCTGTCGGCAAGAGTAGCAAGGATGCATATGTGTGTCTGAGCTGCAGACTCACGACACAGAAGAGACGACATGCTGGGAGCAAGGCACGATATGGCGAGGCGGCGGCGACGAGCAACGACGATGTCACTGGCGCAAAAGAGACGGAACTCGCAACACAGTCTGGTCAGCGACATGCGAGGCTTCAACACGAGCTGAAGAGAAGGCGGCCAGCAGCACGCGATGAGGAAGTACGAACAGAAGCTCCAACCTTACCATCGGGTGCTTCGACAACGAAAGAGCCAGACACAAACGGCCGGCTTCAGCAGAAAAGAGGCGCTCCAAAGACACAGCAGTGGATTGACGCTGCAGATAAAGCGTATTCTGCTCACACGAGGCGCATGAACACCGCCGCCCGCTATTTTGTCGAACATGCGCGAAAACAGCACGCGAACCTCGCGACCAGATCGAACAACGATTGGTGGCTCGCCCGCGAGTTCCTCAAGTATCCTCAATACTGCCTTGCCGACGCCAGCACAGAGGTGCTACTTTCCTCTATCGCCTCTAAAGTAGGGCGCTCCACCAATCTCAAGGGCGCGCTGCTCGGCGACAACGACTATGCCGACGATGAATCGCTAGGCGAGCTGGCGTTGAATGCGCTGGCCCCTAGCGACAACAATGGTACTGCCAAAGTAGTTGAAGTTTTCCTCCCGCGTCTCGGAGCCGATGACCTGCCTTGGGAGTCCGGAGGCCGATTGGACATCTGTACCATGATTGCAATGAACAAAATCTCGCGGCCTTTCAGCCGACAGATATCTCAGGCAAACAAAAAGCGCAACAGCGACCCCGCGCATCATTTCGTTGAGTATATGCGAAAGCGATGCGCTACGTTTAAACCTTACGGAAACAGAATCCCTTATTTGCTCAACGATGTGGGTTTATATCCTCAGTATCGTCTAGATGGGCTTAGCGACAGGTCTCTTCCTGCGTTGCACAAAGTGCAAGGCTATCTGGAGTCATTCTGGCAGTCAATCTCCCAAGACACAACGCCACCGGATGAGATTGACTCTCGCATGGTTGAAGTGTTGCGCAGTCTCAGCCTGGACGTACTGGGGCAAGATGACCATGCTTTCTGGTCACAGAGCCGGACCACCAGTATAGAATGGTGGGCACAGCAGTATTCGCGCTGGCGCTCACCGGAAAAGCTTCTGCCTGCGGTGCTTATGAGCCCGGGCAGGCTGATCTCGAAAGGCCCTCGCTTTGCCAAACACGAATCCATGAAATCTGGGCAGCATATGGATCATGGCGATCCTTTCCCTCCTCCTGCAGCCTCAAGATTTGTCGTAGTGAAAGACCCAAGGTCAACGGAGACACTGGACAGGACTATCGACGAACACCTCAACGAACCATACATGCCATCATCCCACGCAACAGATGACACCAACACTGAACCTTTTGAACTCCGGGATGCGACAACTGCTTCCCCGATGGAGATGCAACATTACACTCCTGCAGCCTTTGATATCCCCGATGACGAGTCAACGAGCACGCTCACTGCATTCGGCCAGCCGTCGAAGGTTGCGAGCAGGACGGTTTACTCCGAAGAAGGTCAGCCGGCGTCTAAGCATCTTGACGATGAAACCATGAATGCTCTGGCGGCACTCGAGGAAGCTGCGTCCGCGGCTGCGGTGCCCGCTAAGACCAACAGCCCATGGTCGCAActaagacaacaggcccgTAGAGCACCGACTGTCCCCACGTCCTCTACCCTTAGTGGCTTCGCTTGGCAAGGTTCTCATCTATCTACACAGCCGCCAAGCAACAGCGGGACAGGAGGAAACTCAACAAGACTGTACCACTCTTCCATGCGTACCTTCCAACAGTCGGCCATAGGAACACCTTCAGGCGAACAAGTTCGGCCGCAGACCCCACTCATACGTTTCACCACAGGTCCAGAATCTCACTTCAAGATACCTTCTGCTGACGAAGCTGAGAATCCAAATGGTATACGTACGCAGCTTCGGAAATGGCAAGAACTTCACGGCAATGAAGATAATACGCCTGAGGTTGTCGAGCAGGACGATCATGCCGACGTGGACGAACCTGTGAACAACCTGACACGCCTGCCTGACGATAGCGCATCGCGCCGACAGTCTCAACAGGACGAAGAGGAGAAAGAAAGTTTTGCGCGATTCATTGACGCTGGCAAGGAAGGCTACGACGGCAGTGGGGATGACAGTGGTCGCTTCCTCACAATGGGTGATTTGGTCGAGATTGAATATCTCAGCAGCGAGCGCGAAAGCATCCTGGCTGTGTACGTGCAATCCGTCCATTCTGGTCGGAAAGAGGCTCAGTTCTTCGACATGCAAGGTCGGTGGCGGCACTTACCCGAAAAAACCATCATGTACAGCATCCCCGGATGGATCAGCCCCGAGTCAGTCAAGCCGTTACTCGAGTATCTTCCGACGCCAGATGATACGCGTGATATGGATGCCTTGCTAGAGAGAGCCTATATCGAAGACTTATCGGTACCCAGAGAAGTGGCTGCTCCACTGGTGAAGCGTATGGTCGACTTCTATAACGAGAGCCAGGATATCTACCGCAAGAATGCTTCGACTTTGGACGACGCTCACAACATCCTAGCTCATGATACCGATCTTCGATATGGCTCGCTCGTCTCTGCCGCCACCACCCTGCTCCGCATACCGAGCGACAAGTTGCCGCTCACGGCGTTGTTTACGGTCCGCAAGGCGCTCACCCACGGAGGTTTTGCATTTAACATCGACCGTCGCTCTCATCGTCTAACAGGCTACATGCAGATACGCAGTAAGGAACAAGTCAAAATCGTCGAGAACGTGCGTGAATGGGTGCGACAATGGCAGGACGATCTTGCCCAAACAGCGGGCATGAATGAACGCCAACTCGACAGACGGCGCGTCGCCAAAGGTGCGCAGCACGTCTATGGTTTTCTCGAAAAGGCCAGAGCCATTGTTATGAAGAATCGCGAGACACGCCATCTGGCGCCTCACCGGCCTGAAGCTCAGCATACTACCAACAATATCGGCATCAGCAAGACTCGACTGCCAATCACGGAGACATCCGACTCCGTCAAGCTGCATCACGGGTCTGAATTCACCGCGGACGAGACCGAGATTATACGGTTTATGGAGTCGTGGGCATGCAATGCAATGTTTTTCGGCCTCCCTCGCATCGAAAGTCTGCCACCAATCCTGCTGCAAGCGACTGGACTGTACGATAAGCAGAGACTAGGAGTGGGCACTGGCTTCGTTTTCCTTCAAGAGCTAGGAACAATCATGCCATACGAGAACCGAATTCGCTTCGATCAGCACTTACTGTTGCCCAGTTCACAACACAGCAAGCCGCTCCAGAACCTGATGACCAGTCTGATATCTATGAGAGACAAGCACAATTTCAACGACTCAATGGCGGATCTGCGACACGACTGGAAGGATCTACCAGTGTACTGTATTGACGACGCCACCGCCCACGAGATTGACGACGGCATCTCGGTGGAGCCGGCAGGAAGAGGCGCAGATGGCAGAAAACAGCACTGGGTGCATGTTCACATCGCAAACCCGACTGCCTTCTTCTCTCGCAATCATCCCTTGGCGAAAATGGCAAGACACATGGGTGAGACTATCTACATGCCAGAACGAACATATATGATGTTACCACGCTGGGCAACTCAACGACATTTCTCGCTAGCCAAGAACCGACCAACCTTGACGTTTAGTGCGAAAATGGACGAAGACGGCAAGACTATTGAGCAGAAGATCACACCAGGGCTCATACGCAATGTCATATCACTTACAGGCAAGGAGGTCCAGGAGCTAGTATCAGAGAAGGATGTTGCAGAAAGCACACCAGAGATTGTGCTCACCGTTGGTGGCGACCCTCCTCCAAGCCGCGGCCGCAAAAGCAGCGTGTCTGATGTCACAGAGATCAACATCAACGATTTGCGACTTCTGCGAAACCTAGCTGCAAAGCGTGCCAACTTCAGGAAGAACAACGGTGGGCTGTTCTTCAACTCCTACAATCCAGACGTAAGTGTTTGGCAGTCTTGGAAGACGCCTGGTCTAGCGTGGGATCATCCGTATCGTAGAGGTTCACGCATAGTCGAGGGCGATCCTGTCATTCAGCTGCGCACTACCGGTTTTCGGAACTGGTTCACCCCTACCAGCCAGCCTGCTGAGATTCTGGTGCGAGAGTGCATGTTGCTCGCCTGCGAGATTGCGGCATCGTGGTGCTCAGAGAGAAAGATTCCCGTCATCCACCGAGGCACCGTCTCCGACCCCAGGAGTGTCGACACTCGTAATGCATGGAAAGAACAAATGCTACCCGCCATGCGAGAAGATGGCAGCTTTCCCATGCATCTCGGAGTCCAATACATCAAATCGATCGGTACTACAGTTCTCGCCACCGAACCCAAGCGCCATGTCTTCCTCGGTATGGATCATTACAGCAAAGTCACCTCTCCGCTACGACGTTACGGCGACATGATCCTCCACTGGCAAATCGAAGCCGCTCTCCGCCACGAAGCCGAGACCGGTGTATCCCTCGCTACCGCACCCGACGATAAGTATCAACCCGACCGCGGCTTCCTCCCCTTCAGCAAGCCCGTCCTTGAAACCGTCATGCTCGGCCTCCAACCCCGCGAATCCATCATCACCGCCGCCAAGACCAAAGCCGAACTCTTTTGGACGTGTATGCTCCTCTTCCGCAAGCACCACTTTGGTGAGGATGGGGGGTTGCCGTTCAAGACACTCAGGATGTTCATCCCAGGTGATGTCGGGCAGATGAGAATGAATGAGACTCCGGGGTTTTGTATTGAGTTGGCGACGAATTTGACGTTGTATGATCCGAGGAAGTATGGATTGCCGGAGCCGAGGCAAGGTGATGTGTGGGAGGTTGAGTTGGACTGTGTTGATGTCTATATCAGGGCGAGTTTTGCGAAGCCTTTGAGGTTGATTGGGAGAGAGGGGGCGGGGATTTTGTAG